A region of Larimichthys crocea isolate SSNF chromosome X, L_crocea_2.0, whole genome shotgun sequence DNA encodes the following proteins:
- the LOC113746658 gene encoding uncharacterized protein LOC113746658, with amino-acid sequence MPVQVNGNTVEILVDSGATISTVKTAEHVCTPTSNFITTVGVSGVPIAEPLSQRTKITVEGSEVMHSFLISDKSPINLMGRDLLCKLHATIQCTPDGLFLTLPDEKAALAFQFLQSTEDSLYCWELIGFNMLPSFTVSDIQKIAKSSPTCATLMSTMRPLLHCHCTAAFNPSEQYKQLVSRFLNKQEGLECEQCLFVGPQGCAIPVQLSSEQQRLFNVENSYPHIVVAVTPGCELKHLGDMVAQCQALKEAVPASQHQTVTYLGEELYMLSLDEHMQLPMSTFVTHQPPFPTQYGPPSELSEVPPILWAKHKNHVGFVNSAPPHKVTLKPNAKLPMIRQYNLPHRAVVGIESVIQSLLDQDVLVQTTSPCNTPILPIPKANRPDEWRFVQDLQAINNIVVPAAPIVPDTNSILASLPPNSTHYTVVDLSSAFFSIPLHPDSQYLFAFTFKGKQYTWRRLPQGFVESPTVYAAAVKRDLDGLHLPGGSTLLQYADDLLIASPSKEACHIDSILLLQRLAECGHRASLAKLQFCRPEVTYLGHVLKDGQRLLSPERVKLLVNMPPPATKKQMLSFLGMANYCRHWIFEYATMDSVLRAATLQSAPPVVQWTEEMHKAFQDLKNALTMAPALGLPDYHQPFHLHVHERDGFATGILVQKHGSHYRPVAYYSSRLTPVVLGMPGCLRAVAAVAILIDKSSPIVLAHDCVVHVPHAVLHILNTSATQHMTAARRSGYEAIILSSPHITLKRSPPINPATLLPLIDTDDEHDCIALIEMCTSPRPDLLQTPIPNSDMVLYTDGSASRPSDNVHLAGKVATIYTDSRYAFGAAHDFGQLWKMRGFVSSSGKPLQHHALVNDLLEAILRPSQLAIVKCAAHTKGNDPVSQGNAMADTAAKQAALSSSSMVHQYTSTQPVNPIPVPSANDVVKMQNHADDRERSLWLRKGCAVDSESGLWLHPDGRPVCPRALLHVLARVHTWTNTCWKRGDK; translated from the exons ATGCCCGTTCAAGTTAACGGAAATACCGTTGAAATTTTGGTAGATAGTGGAGCAACTAtttctactgtaaaaactgcagagcatgTATGCACACCTACATCCAACTTTATCACCACTGTTGGTGTTTCCGGGGTTCCCATTGCGGAACCGTTATCTCAGAGGACTAAAATAACTGTTGAAGGCTCTGAAGTGATGCATTCTTTTCTGATATCTGATAAAAGCCCAATTAATCTCATGGGGAGGGATCTGCTTTGTAAACTGCATGCTACTATTCAGTGCACTCCGGATGGATTGTTTTTGACCCTCCCTGATGAAAAAGCCGCTCtagcatttcagtttttgcagagtACGGAAGACAGTTTGTATTGCTGGGAATTGATAGGTTTTAATATGCTTcccagtttcactgtttcagaTATTCAGAAAATCGCCAAATCATCTCCAACATGTGCAACATTGATGTCTACAATGAGGCCTcttttgcattgtcattgtactgCAGCATTTAACCCTTCTGAGCAGTATAAACAATTGGTTTCcaggtttttaaataaacaagagggGTTAGAAtgtgaacaatgtttgtttgttggtccgCAGGGATGTGCCATACCAGTCCAACTATCTAGTGAACAGCAGAggttgtttaatgttgaaaattCATATCCACATATCGTTGTGGCCGTCACACCTGGCTGTGAGCTGAAACACCTTGGAGACATGGTGGCTCAGTGCCAGGCATTGAAAGAAGCTGTACCAGCTTCTCAACACCAAACAGTAACATATTTAGGGGAGGAACTGTATATGTTGTCCTTAGATGAACATATGCAATTACCGATGTCTACATTTGTTACTCACCAGCCGCCTTTTCCCACACAGTATGGACCTCCTTCTGAATTGTCTGAGGTTCCACCTATTTTGTGGgctaaacataaaaatcatgtgGGTTTTGTAAATTCGGCTCCACCACATAAAGTCACACTTAAGCCTAATGCTAAGCTACCTATGATTAGACAATACAAtttgcctcacagagctgtagtAGGAATTGAAAGTGTTATTCAGTCTCTATTGGATCAAGACGTGCTAGTTCAAACCACTAGCCCATGTAACACTCCCATTTTACCAATTCCCAAAGCAAATCGCCCTGATGAATGGCGGTTCGTGCAGGACCTGCAAGCGATTAATAATATAGTGGTACCTGCAGCTCCAATTGTGCCTGACACCAATTCGATTTTAGCTTCTTTACCACCTAACTCCACGCACTACACAGTCGTTGATCTGAGTTCTGCATTTTTCTCGATACCGTTGCATCCAGATAGCCAGTAtctgtttgcatttacattcaaaGGTAAGCAATACACTTGGCGACGGTTGCCACAGGGTTTTGTCGAGAGTCCCACGGTGTATGCAGCGGCGGTAAAAAGAGATCTAGATGGGCTCCACCTGCCAGGTGGCTCCACTCTCTTGCAGTACGCTGATGACCTCCTAATAGCTTCTCCATCAAAAGAAGCTTGCCACATAGACTCTATCTTGCTGCTACAGAGACTGGCCGAGTGTGGTCACAGAGCGTCGCTGGCAAAGTTGCAATTCTGTCGACCAGAGGTGACATATTTGGGTCATGTTCTGAAGGATGGACAACGCCTTTTGTCACCGGAGAGGGTGAAACTGCTAGTTAACATGCCTCCCCCCGCAACCAAGAAACAGATGCTCTCTTTTCTGGGGATGGCTAATTACTGCAGACACTGGATTTTTGAATATGCAACTATGGACTCTGTTTTGCGAGCCGCCACACTGCAATCAGCTCCACCCGTGGTACAGTGGACTGAGGAAATGCACAAAGCCTTTCAAGATCTGAAAAATGCTCTCACAATGGCTCCAGCGTTGGGTTTGCCTGACTATCATCAGCCGTTCCATCTacatgtgcatgagagagatggcTTCGCCACTGGCATtctggtacagaaacatggtTCTCATTATCGTCCTGTTGCGTACTACTCCTCTCGACTGACCCCTGTAGTTCTCGGTATGCCAGGTTGTCTAAGAGCAGTGGCCGCTGTTGCCATTTTGATCGACAAATCTTCTCCCATTGTACTGGCTCATGACTGTGTCGTGCATGTTCCACATGCAGTGttacacattttgaacacatctgcaacacaacacatgacagcagcacgCCGCTCAGGTTACGAGGCAATAATTCTTTCAAGTCCCCACATAACTTTAAAGCGCTCACCTCCAATAAATCCAGCTACTCTGCTACCATTGATTGATACAGATGATGAGCATGACTGTATCGCCCTTATTGAAATGTGCACATCTCCGAGACCAGATCTGCTGCAAACACCGATACCAAATTCTGATATGGTTCTTTATACTGATGGTTCGGCTAGCAGACCATCTGACAACGTACATTTGGCTG GTAAAGTTGCCACTATCTACACTGACTCGCGATACGCATTCGGCGCTGCGCATGACTTTGGACAATTATGGAAAATGAGAGGTTTTGTCTCATCCTCTGGTAAGCCATTACAGCATCACGCGTTGGTAAATGATCTATTAGAGGCTATTTTGCGCCCGTCACAGCTCGCGATTGTAAAATGTGCAGCCCACACTAAAGGAAATGATCCTGTTTCACAAGGAAATGCAATGGCTGATACTGCAGCCAAACAAGCcgcactttcctcctcctccatggtcCATCAATATACCTCCACACAACCCGTCAATCCAATTCCAGTACCTTCCGCTAATGATGTcgtgaaaatgcaaaatcacGCTGATGACAGGGAGAGAAGTCTTTGGTTGCGTAAAGGTTGTGCAGTTGATTCGGAGTCTGGCTTGTGGCTCCACCCGGATGGGCGACCAGTTTGCCCAAGAGCTCTCCTACATGTCTTGGCACGTGTACACACATGGACCAACACATGTTGGAAGAGGGGTGATAAATGA